One window of the Primulina eburnea isolate SZY01 chromosome 18, ASM2296580v1, whole genome shotgun sequence genome contains the following:
- the LOC140819423 gene encoding magnesium transporter MRS2-5 translates to MSQPQPPSFDYAVPEPASLDPSKYYLDVHGNHNTRGSGFLILKKRGHNLGNRSWIKIDRSGNSSILELDKFTIMRRCNLPSSDLRLLDPLFIYPSTILGRESAIVVCLEQIRCIITADEVILMNSLDGSVLQYKSELCKRLETSIDQSDDLPFEFRALELALEFTCMSLDAQENELEMEIYPMLDELTSTISTLNLERVRRFKGHLLALTQRVQKVCDEIEHLMDDDGDMAEMYLTEKKERKDSITSNNTNDQLNISRNFKVESKSAPVSPVGSCNGVEKLQRAFSSINSSKPESFLSSSSSGENIDQLEMLLEAYFVVMDNTLNKLLSLKEYIDDTEDLINIKLGTVQNQLIKYELLLTAATFVATIFSVVTAVFGMNFEDSVFDLPTTFNWVLVVTGVFCVMLYSAFLLYFRHKKVFPL, encoded by the exons ATGAGTCAACCACAGCCTCCATCTTTTGATTATGCTGTTCCAGAACCTGCATCACTCGACCCTTCAAAATATTACTTAGATGTTCATGGGAATCATAATACTCGTGGATCAGGTTTTCTCATCTTAAAGAAGAGAGGTCATAATCTTGGAAATAGGTCTTGGATAAAGATTGATAGGAGTGGGAATTCAAGTATCTTGGAACTGGATAAGTTTACCATAATGAGACGTTGCAATTTGCCTTCAAGTGATCTGAGGCTTCTGGATCCTTTGTTTATCTATCCTTCCACTATATTAGGTCGGGAGTCCGCTATTGTAGTTTGTCTCGAACAGATTAGATGTATAATCACGGCTGATGAAGTTATATTGATGAACTCCCTCGATGGTTCGGTACTACAATACAAGTCCGAATTGTGCAAGCGGCTTGAGACATCTATAGATCAATCTG ACGATCTACCTTTTGAATTCCGGGCCTTGGAGCTTGCTTTGGAATTTACTTGTATGTCTCTCGATGCCCAG GAAAATGAATTAGAAATGGAGATATATCCCATGCTTGATGAGTTAACATCAACCATAAGCACTCTGAATCTAGAGCGTGTTCGTAGATTCAAAGGCCACCTTCTTGCCTTGACTCAACGAGTCCAAAAGGTTTGTGACGAAATAGAGCATTTGATGGATGATGATGGTGATATGGCTGAGATGTATTTAACAGAgaagaaggaaagaaaggactCCATAACTAGCAATAATACAAATGATCAACTCAATATTTCACGAAATTTCAAGGTTGAATCCAAGTCAGCTCCTGTTTCTCCAGTTGGATCGTGCAATGGAGTTGAGAAATTGCAGAGAGCTTTCAGCAGTATCAATTCCAGCAAACCAGAAAGCTTCTtaagttcatcaagttctgGTGAAAACATCGATCAACTTGAAATGTTACTTGAAGCATACTTTGTAGTTATGGACAATACCCTTAATAAGTTACTTTCG CTTAAAGAGTATATTGATGACACTGAGGATTTGATCAACATAAAGCTG GGTACCGTTCAGAATCAGCTTATTAAATATGAGTTGCTTCTGACTGCCGCCACTTTTGTTGCTACAATATTCAGTGTTGTTactgctgtctttggtatgaaCTTTGAAGATTCGGTATTTGATCTCCCAACTACCTTTAATTGGGTCCTTGTCGTAACTGGAGTATTCTGTGTGATGCTGTACTCGGCCTTCTTGTTGTATTTCCGGCACAAGAAAGTATTTCCTCTGTAG